From Campylobacter upsaliensis, the proteins below share one genomic window:
- a CDS encoding Ppx/GppA phosphatase family protein, with protein sequence MLGIDLGSNTLRAVKMNEALEKLEEYEFIIGAARNLGQNKVIENEAIVRLKNALRELGKKHDLSRALAVATAAFRKAENTNLIFRELKEEFGITFKLISAQTEAKLSVLGMQSGLLALNLHQEFGFCDLGGASCELSFRENYLSFDFGIISFYEGFKMTSNETFKALPPLQTKDKKLLIQTLIKDKKLKALAFRAFEVVKEPKKVLRKQKIKRIVLNSGVPTSLAAFKLGLSYENYDAKRVNGMRVLSWDFLNFALKLWHMSESEACFWVGNMRKNYLVAGAFLLFALFDKEELIIIDEGLREGVCVAYYKGLF encoded by the coding sequence ATGCTAGGCATAGATTTAGGCTCAAATACTTTAAGAGCTGTGAAAATGAACGAAGCTTTGGAAAAGCTAGAAGAGTATGAATTTATCATAGGTGCGGCGAGAAATTTAGGTCAAAATAAAGTGATAGAAAATGAAGCGATAGTAAGACTTAAAAACGCCTTAAGAGAGCTTGGTAAAAAGCACGATTTAAGCAGGGCTTTAGCCGTAGCTACCGCTGCTTTTAGAAAGGCAGAAAATACAAATTTGATTTTTAGGGAGCTAAAAGAGGAATTTGGTATTACTTTTAAACTTATCTCCGCACAAACGGAAGCTAAACTTAGCGTTTTGGGGATGCAAAGCGGACTTTTAGCTCTTAATTTACATCAAGAATTTGGCTTTTGCGACTTGGGAGGGGCGAGTTGTGAGTTGTCTTTTAGGGAAAATTATTTAAGTTTTGATTTTGGCATTATAAGCTTTTATGAGGGCTTTAAAATGACTAGCAATGAGACTTTTAAAGCTCTGCCGCCACTTCAAACAAAGGATAAAAAACTCCTTATTCAAACTCTCATTAAAGATAAGAAGCTCAAAGCCCTTGCCTTTAGGGCTTTTGAAGTGGTTAAAGAGCCAAAAAAGGTTTTAAGAAAACAAAAGATAAAACGCATAGTCTTAAATTCCGGCGTTCCTACTAGCTTGGCTGCTTTTAAACTAGGGCTTTCTTATGAAAATTATGATGCTAAAAGGGTCAATGGTATGCGAGTTTTATCTTGGGATTTTTTAAATTTCGCACTCAAACTTTGGCATATGAGTGAGAGTGAGGCGTGTTTTTGGGTGGGAAATATGCGTAAAAATTATCTTGTCGCCGGTGCGTTTTTGCTTTTTGCTCTTTTTGATAAAGAGGAGCTTATTATCATCGATGAAGGCTTGAGGGAGGGTGTTTGTGTGGCGTATTATAAAGGACTTTTTTGA
- a CDS encoding SAM-dependent methyltransferase has protein sequence MLFSEFFQKWLYESYYKNGVFVGKRGDFYTAVSVGELFGSLLAKHFLSLIDKQILTPPLQVVEIGANEGYLSRDFLSALVQFRPSIFEKLEFHIIEPHEKLQILQKQTLKGVEFTHHHSFKETHFQNAFIFCNELFDSFACDLIDNGKMAFIEDFKFIFKPLSPALKKQCELLKLQKGEFSFYLSNFFEDLNAACDSFIFAGFDYGEFLPQRFSLRIYQNHQLFDPFEVDLRAFFGKSDLTYNVNFTHLQYLIEKYHFKLLSLEKQSKALLEFGLESIIEQSENKEKLLSQAKHLFFNFDAKFHFFEFQKSPL, from the coding sequence ATGCTTTTTAGCGAATTTTTTCAAAAATGGCTTTATGAGAGCTATTATAAAAACGGCGTTTTTGTCGGCAAAAGGGGCGATTTTTACACGGCTGTGAGCGTGGGAGAGCTTTTTGGCTCTTTGTTAGCAAAGCATTTTTTAAGTCTTATTGACAAACAAATTCTAACACCCCCCCTACAAGTAGTCGAGATAGGCGCTAATGAGGGCTACTTAAGTCGCGATTTTTTAAGTGCCTTAGTGCAATTTCGTCCAAGCATTTTTGAAAAGCTAGAATTTCACATCATAGAACCTCACGAAAAATTGCAAATTTTACAAAAACAAACCCTAAAAGGCGTAGAATTTACCCATCATCACTCTTTCAAAGAGACGCATTTCCAAAATGCTTTTATCTTTTGCAATGAGCTATTTGATAGTTTTGCTTGCGATTTGATAGATAATGGCAAAATGGCTTTTATTGAGGATTTTAAATTTATTTTTAAGCCTCTAAGTCCCGCACTTAAAAAGCAATGTGAGCTTTTAAAATTACAAAAAGGCGAATTTAGCTTTTATTTGTCAAATTTTTTTGAGGATTTAAACGCGGCTTGCGATAGCTTTATTTTTGCGGGGTTTGATTATGGAGAATTTTTACCACAACGATTTAGTTTAAGAATTTATCAAAATCATCAACTTTTTGATCCTTTTGAAGTAGATTTAAGGGCATTTTTTGGCAAAAGCGACTTAACCTATAATGTCAATTTTACACACCTACAATATCTTATCGAAAAATATCATTTTAAGCTTTTAAGCTTAGAAAAACAAAGCAAAGCTCTGCTTGAATTTGGGCTTGAAAGCATTATAGAGCAAAGTGAAAATAAAGAAAAACTGCTCTCTCAAGCCAAGCATTTATTTTTCAATTTTGACGCAAAATTTCACTTTTTTGAGTTTCAAAAAAGTCCTTTATAA
- a CDS encoding M23 family metallopeptidase — protein MKKLVFLAFFTLFSFADTNLELVKGQALFLEFEKANLKELKIKDQNLPYFTHPKDNGKVLAIFSLPYKNPAKNTQIEAFYKDKKKEIFHITMLEGHYTSEKIIVQAQKVFPPQKVQKRIQNELKEANAIYAKFTPEALFNGAFIKPLDSFITSDFGRARIFNEQVASYHSGTDFRAAIGTKIKAANSGIVRLAKDRYYAGLSVIIDHGYGIYSQYYHLSKLSVKVGEKVKKGQIIGLSGASGRVSGPHLHFGIFAGGKQIDPLDFMQKFNALF, from the coding sequence ATGAAAAAACTCGTTTTTTTAGCATTTTTCACACTTTTTAGCTTTGCAGATACCAATTTGGAGCTTGTTAAAGGACAGGCTTTATTTTTAGAATTTGAAAAAGCAAATTTGAAAGAATTAAAAATAAAAGATCAAAATTTGCCCTATTTTACCCATCCAAAAGATAATGGTAAAGTTCTAGCCATTTTTTCCCTGCCCTATAAAAATCCTGCCAAAAACACTCAAATAGAGGCTTTTTATAAGGATAAGAAAAAAGAAATTTTTCACATCACTATGTTAGAAGGTCATTATACAAGCGAGAAAATCATCGTCCAAGCACAAAAAGTCTTCCCTCCCCAAAAGGTGCAAAAACGCATACAAAACGAGCTAAAAGAAGCCAATGCCATTTATGCGAAATTTACCCCAGAAGCCTTATTTAATGGTGCTTTTATAAAGCCGCTTGATAGTTTTATCACAAGTGATTTTGGTAGGGCTAGAATTTTTAACGAACAAGTGGCAAGCTATCACAGCGGAACAGACTTTAGAGCTGCCATAGGCACGAAAATTAAAGCTGCAAATTCAGGTATAGTAAGACTGGCTAAAGACCGCTATTATGCAGGGCTTTCTGTCATTATAGACCACGGATATGGCATTTATTCGCAGTATTATCATCTTTCAAAATTAAGCGTTAAAGTAGGTGAAAAAGTCAAAAAGGGACAAATTATAGGACTTAGTGGAGCAAGTGGCAGGGTGAGCGGTCCGCATTTGCATTTTGGAATTTTTGCAGGAGGAAAGCAAATCGACCCTTTAGATTTTATGCAAAAATTTAACGCCCTTTTCTAA
- the glyS gene encoding glycine--tRNA ligase subunit beta: MKELLIEILTEELPAIPFLKELPNIKGKWEKLLKEYRLEAEFDFYYTPRRLVFFHPHFKTKQENSLVEFIGAPKNVAYKDGKLSQAGLSFIQKVGIDETQICFREIKGKEVLYYQKELEGKESSEILGEMIENFLKSLHFGKSMRWGAYQFEFIRAIRNIACVLGEDLVKFQSYGVQSSKQTFVHRSVSYEAFAFKNAKEYFELLEENFVILDPEKRKEKIIESFKLIETKENLNIAQDDELLEEVIAITEYPNALLGSFESEFLEIPSEVIITSMRENQRYFAIFDEKGLSNHFIVVSNAVCKDYSKIIHGNERVLRARLSDAMFFYKNDLQKGLEPEKLSKMLYLDSLGTVMDKVEREKALALLLCKFLDNDKQEAILQAVHFSKADLATQMVYEFPNLQGIMGSYYAEKMGLSYEISLAIKEQYLPNQSALPSSEFSSIVALAYKFDTLLSLFSIGKIPSGTKDPYALRRAANGILKILLHLGKKFDLNAFLKEASKTYKSFDLNLLYDFILERIYPFYEANPSFIKAVLSTKNSDLIHIDAAVKALIELSKKTNFNENFSTFKRLANITTKNENLIDESLFENGTEKKLYLAFKESLKVQNLKQKLESLFALKPFIDEFFENVMINSENEKLKNNRQALIFAIYNEFLKIADIKELSL, translated from the coding sequence ATGAAAGAATTATTAATCGAAATTCTCACAGAAGAGCTTCCAGCCATCCCCTTTCTTAAAGAACTTCCTAACATCAAAGGAAAATGGGAAAAACTTTTAAAAGAATACCGCCTAGAAGCTGAGTTTGACTTTTACTATACTCCACGCCGCTTAGTTTTTTTTCACCCTCATTTTAAAACAAAGCAAGAAAATAGCCTTGTTGAGTTTATAGGAGCGCCAAAAAATGTCGCTTATAAAGACGGGAAATTAAGCCAAGCTGGACTTAGCTTTATCCAAAAAGTAGGCATTGATGAGACACAAATTTGCTTTAGGGAGATTAAGGGTAAAGAAGTTTTATATTATCAAAAAGAGCTTGAAGGTAAAGAAAGTAGCGAAATTTTAGGCGAGATGATAGAAAACTTTTTAAAAAGTCTTCATTTTGGTAAAAGTATGCGTTGGGGAGCGTATCAATTTGAATTTATCCGTGCGATTCGCAATATTGCTTGCGTTTTGGGTGAGGACTTAGTCAAATTTCAAAGCTATGGAGTGCAAAGCTCTAAACAAACTTTCGTGCATAGAAGCGTGAGTTATGAGGCTTTTGCCTTTAAAAATGCTAAAGAATATTTTGAGCTTTTGGAAGAAAATTTTGTCATTTTAGACCCTGAAAAAAGAAAAGAAAAAATCATAGAAAGCTTTAAACTCATCGAAACAAAAGAAAATTTAAACATAGCACAAGATGATGAGCTTTTGGAAGAAGTCATCGCTATCACAGAATATCCAAACGCGCTACTTGGTAGCTTTGAGAGCGAATTTTTAGAAATTCCTAGCGAAGTCATCATCACTTCAATGCGTGAAAATCAACGCTACTTCGCTATTTTCGATGAAAAAGGACTTAGCAATCATTTCATAGTGGTTAGCAATGCTGTTTGCAAAGATTATTCTAAAATCATACACGGCAATGAAAGAGTGCTTCGTGCAAGGCTAAGTGATGCGATGTTTTTCTACAAAAATGACTTGCAAAAGGGCTTAGAGCCTGAAAAATTAAGCAAAATGCTCTACCTTGACTCGCTTGGCACGGTGATGGATAAGGTCGAAAGGGAGAAGGCATTGGCACTTCTTTTATGTAAGTTTTTAGATAATGACAAACAAGAAGCTATTTTACAAGCCGTGCATTTTTCCAAAGCCGATTTAGCTACGCAAATGGTCTATGAATTCCCAAATTTACAAGGCATTATGGGATCTTACTATGCGGAAAAAATGGGACTTAGCTATGAAATTTCTTTAGCCATAAAAGAACAATATTTGCCAAATCAATCCGCTCTTCCAAGTAGTGAATTTTCAAGCATAGTCGCTCTTGCTTACAAATTTGACACTCTACTCTCACTTTTTTCCATAGGTAAAATTCCAAGTGGCACGAAAGATCCTTACGCTTTAAGAAGAGCGGCAAATGGAATTTTAAAAATTTTGCTTCATTTGGGTAAAAAATTTGATCTAAACGCCTTTTTAAAGGAGGCTAGTAAAACTTATAAAAGCTTTGATTTAAACTTACTTTATGATTTTATTTTAGAAAGAATTTATCCTTTTTATGAGGCTAACCCATCTTTTATCAAGGCTGTTTTAAGCACAAAAAATAGCGATCTTATCCATATAGACGCCGCCGTAAAAGCCCTTATAGAATTAAGCAAAAAAACAAATTTTAACGAAAATTTTTCCACCTTTAAACGCCTTGCAAATATCACTACAAAAAATGAGAATTTAATCGATGAAAGCCTGTTTGAAAATGGAACAGAAAAAAAACTTTATCTCGCCTTTAAGGAAAGCTTAAAGGTGCAAAATCTTAAGCAAAAATTAGAAAGTCTTTTTGCTCTAAAGCCTTTTATTGACGAATTTTTTGAAAATGTGATGATTAATAGCGAAAATGAAAAGCTTAAAAATAATCGCCAAGCCCTCATTTTTGCTATTTATAATGAATTTTTAAAGATCGCTGACATTAAAGAGTTAAGCCTATGA
- a CDS encoding HAD family hydrolase, whose amino-acid sequence MINVFFDMDGTLIDSANAISAAVNEIRAELKLSPMKREDIMRIINTPQIDWAKELYEMKNFNHSSFKEGFEKYFIKHYQQSVVLFEGIKEILDFLKEQKCYLAIATNAPQSSLTQILNKHNILPYFDKILGVSVGIEPKPSPMMLHLLKEEAPYQTSLFIGDSAKDKEAAQRADIPYYHAKWYEKDLKENEFSNAKELLNFLKNHL is encoded by the coding sequence ATGATTAATGTATTTTTCGATATGGACGGCACATTAATTGATAGTGCTAACGCCATTAGTGCGGCAGTAAATGAAATAAGAGCAGAATTAAAACTAAGTCCAATGAAGCGTGAGGATATAATGCGTATCATCAATACCCCGCAAATTGACTGGGCAAAAGAGCTTTACGAAATGAAAAATTTCAATCATTCAAGCTTTAAAGAGGGCTTTGAAAAATACTTCATCAAGCATTATCAGCAAAGTGTTGTGCTATTTGAGGGCATTAAAGAAATTTTAGACTTTTTAAAAGAGCAAAAATGCTATCTAGCCATAGCTACAAATGCTCCACAAAGCTCACTTACGCAGATTTTAAACAAGCATAATATTTTGCCTTATTTTGACAAAATTTTAGGAGTGAGTGTCGGCATAGAGCCTAAACCAAGTCCAATGATGCTTCATTTATTAAAAGAAGAAGCACCCTATCAAACAAGCCTTTTTATAGGCGATAGTGCTAAAGACAAAGAAGCCGCGCAAAGAGCTGATATACCCTATTATCACGCTAAGTGGTATGAAAAAGACCTCAAAGAAAACGAATTTAGCAATGCCAAAGAATTACTAAATTTTTTAAAAAATCATTTGTAA
- a CDS encoding cation:proton antiporter, protein MGDFLEIFLITSGLAVLLNVFFKKFEIPTIIGYILVGIIISYAYGFSGSEELTHIAEFGIVFLMFTIGLEFSFTHLMAMKKEVFLNGSLQVTICGLVCFLLVLGILGLGCKVGIIVGFALALSSTAVVLKILNDSGDIKEQYGRKTLGILIFQDIAVIPLLLLVDIFSSNNQNITQLILTTLISVVILLTLLYLIGKYLIDRIFHFVIRASSNELFILTVLFIVMGASFLAHYFGFSYSLGAFIAGVLIAETKYKHKIEADLVPFRDLLLGLFFISVGMQINFKIIFENWDLILLLTLLVGLLKFGVIFGILAIYNKKRVAIKTAFSIAQIGEFALAIFSLLQVKNMLDGQTAQILIVVSIITMILTPFVLNNIRRISNAVEDIIQTQEAVQPQVVNSTLKNHIVIFGYGIIGQEVVQKIKNSGVPYLVLENDLNLVKLGLSRGENVYFANAAQEETLKIANIEECAVAIITIFNEARLAMLQQALESYGEVDIVIYTNNSSKKLFYSKIDKNVEIVQTERVLARALISAALEKRISKNA, encoded by the coding sequence ATGGGTGATTTTTTAGAAATTTTTTTAATCACTTCAGGGCTTGCTGTTCTTTTAAATGTTTTTTTTAAAAAATTTGAAATTCCTACCATTATAGGCTATATCTTAGTCGGCATCATCATCTCTTATGCTTATGGTTTTAGTGGCAGTGAAGAGCTTACGCACATCGCCGAATTCGGGATAGTTTTTTTAATGTTTACCATAGGGCTTGAATTTTCCTTTACGCATTTAATGGCGATGAAAAAAGAAGTTTTTTTAAATGGCTCTTTACAAGTAACAATTTGTGGCTTAGTATGCTTTTTACTCGTGCTAGGAATTTTAGGACTTGGCTGTAAGGTAGGCATTATCGTAGGCTTTGCGCTTGCACTCTCCTCCACAGCTGTGGTGCTTAAAATTTTAAATGATAGTGGCGACATTAAAGAGCAATATGGCAGAAAAACGCTAGGAATTTTAATATTCCAAGATATAGCCGTGATACCACTTTTACTTCTTGTAGATATTTTTTCTTCAAACAATCAAAACATCACCCAACTCATACTTACCACACTCATTAGCGTTGTGATTTTACTTACCTTGCTTTATTTGATAGGAAAATACCTAATTGATAGAATTTTTCACTTTGTTATCCGTGCTTCATCAAATGAACTTTTTATCCTAACCGTGCTTTTTATCGTTATGGGGGCGAGTTTTTTAGCACATTATTTTGGTTTTTCTTACTCGCTTGGAGCTTTTATTGCTGGCGTTTTGATAGCAGAAACTAAATATAAGCATAAAATAGAAGCAGACTTAGTGCCATTTAGAGATCTACTTTTAGGACTTTTCTTTATCTCTGTGGGTATGCAGATTAATTTTAAAATCATCTTTGAAAATTGGGACCTTATCTTACTTTTAACCTTGCTTGTTGGACTCTTAAAATTTGGCGTTATTTTTGGAATTTTGGCAATTTATAACAAAAAACGAGTTGCCATTAAAACCGCTTTTAGTATAGCGCAAATAGGCGAATTTGCACTAGCCATTTTTTCTCTTTTACAGGTAAAAAATATGCTAGATGGTCAAACCGCTCAAATTCTCATTGTCGTCTCTATTATCACTATGATTTTAACTCCCTTTGTTTTAAATAATATTAGACGCATTTCAAACGCCGTTGAAGACATTATACAAACGCAAGAAGCAGTGCAACCACAAGTCGTAAATTCTACGCTTAAAAATCATATAGTTATTTTTGGTTATGGAATCATCGGTCAAGAGGTTGTGCAAAAGATTAAAAATAGCGGTGTGCCTTATTTGGTTTTAGAAAATGATTTAAATTTAGTCAAACTTGGTTTAAGTCGGGGTGAAAATGTCTATTTCGCTAACGCAGCTCAAGAAGAAACGCTTAAAATTGCAAACATTGAAGAATGTGCTGTCGCTATCATCACTATTTTTAACGAAGCACGGCTAGCAATGCTCCAGCAAGCCTTAGAAAGTTATGGTGAGGTTGATATTGTGATTTATACAAATAATAGCTCCAAAAAACTCTTTTATTCTAAAATAGACAAAAATGTCGAAATCGTGCAAACAGAAAGAGTTTTAGCAAGAGCTTTAATTAGTGCAGCCCTTGAAAAACGCATTAGTAAAAATGCTTAA
- a CDS encoding heat shock protein transcriptional repressor HspR produces MQHNYDEPVYLISVVAKVLSIHPQTLRQYEREGLVEPSRTDGKIRLYSQRDIDRIKLILRLTRDMGVNLAGVDVILKLKNQLSEFEALIDELRLELDKRDNNGKSKAVVKHKNSFDLIFYEKN; encoded by the coding sequence ATGCAACATAATTACGATGAGCCTGTTTATCTTATAAGCGTGGTGGCAAAGGTTTTAAGTATCCATCCACAAACACTTAGGCAGTATGAAAGAGAGGGGCTTGTAGAGCCTAGCAGAACGGATGGTAAAATTAGACTTTATTCGCAACGCGATATCGATAGAATTAAGCTTATTTTAAGACTTACGCGTGATATGGGCGTGAATTTAGCTGGGGTCGATGTCATCTTAAAGCTTAAAAATCAACTAAGCGAATTTGAAGCTTTGATTGACGAGCTTCGCTTAGAGCTTGATAAAAGGGATAATAATGGTAAATCAAAAGCCGTAGTTAAGCATAAAAATAGCTTTGATTTAATTTTTTATGAGAAAAATTAA
- a CDS encoding DnaJ family protein: MNSLYETLGVSKNASNDEIKKAYRRLARQYHPDINKEKGAEEKFKEINAAYEILSDEKKRAQYDRYGDSMFGGQSFSDFSRNSGDMDLDEILKNLFGGGFSGAKGFGGSSFGGGNFGGFGGGFGGFSGEDLDLSASISIPFEVGILGGEHSINFNGETIKLKIPHGIKNNDKIRIRGKGKKLGSQVGDLIVKVSLEKSELYERDEDDLTRKLDISLKTALFGGKVNLKTPKKEVSIKIPPNSKNGQKIRLKGYGVQNRKSGIFGDLYLVLNVLLPNAEDLDPKVRQILEEKLS; encoded by the coding sequence ATGAATAGTCTTTATGAAACACTTGGCGTTAGCAAAAATGCTAGCAATGATGAAATTAAAAAAGCTTATAGACGCCTTGCTAGACAATATCACCCAGACATTAATAAAGAAAAAGGTGCAGAAGAAAAATTTAAAGAAATTAACGCCGCTTACGAAATTTTAAGTGATGAAAAAAAACGCGCTCAATATGATAGATATGGAGACTCTATGTTTGGAGGACAGAGCTTTAGCGATTTTTCTAGAAATTCTGGCGATATGGATTTAGATGAAATTTTAAAAAATTTATTTGGCGGAGGCTTCTCTGGCGCAAAAGGTTTTGGGGGCAGTAGCTTTGGAGGCGGAAATTTTGGAGGATTTGGAGGGGGTTTTGGTGGCTTTTCTGGGGAAGATTTAGACCTAAGTGCGAGCATTAGCATACCCTTTGAAGTGGGAATTTTAGGAGGAGAGCATAGCATTAATTTCAATGGCGAAACAATTAAATTAAAAATTCCACACGGCATTAAAAATAATGACAAAATAAGAATTCGCGGTAAAGGCAAAAAACTAGGCTCTCAAGTAGGAGATCTAATCGTCAAAGTGAGTTTAGAAAAAAGCGAACTTTATGAGCGTGATGAAGATGATTTGACAAGAAAGCTTGATATTAGTTTAAAAACAGCACTTTTTGGCGGAAAAGTAAATCTTAAAACACCAAAAAAAGAAGTCAGCATTAAAATCCCTCCCAATTCTAAAAATGGACAAAAAATTCGCCTCAAGGGTTATGGCGTGCAAAATAGAAAGAGTGGAATTTTTGGAGATTTATATCTCGTTTTAAATGTGCTTTTACCTAATGCTGAGGATTTAGACCCTAAAGTGCGTCAAATTTTAGAAGAAAAATTATCTTAA
- the htrA gene encoding serine protease HtrA, with product MKKIILSLSLASILCAANVEFNEVDSKIERINPANGVLLSYYDSIKEVKKSVVNISTSKTITRANSPFDDFFDDPYFKQFFGFDPFQRRGQNEKEVIASVGSGVIISKDGYIVTNNHVVENVDSISVTLPQSDMEYKAKLIGKDPKTDLAVIKIEANNLSAVSFSNSDELLEGDVVFALGNPFGVGFSVTSGIISALNKDNIGLNQYENFIQTDASINPGNSGGALVDTRGALVGINSAILSRGGGNNGIGFAIPSNMVKDVAKKLIEKGKIERGFLGVSITALKGDSKKVYKNSEGALITDVQKGSSADEAGLKRGDLVLKVNDKNIKSPNDLKNYIGTLEPNQKISLLYERDGKENQINFILKGDEISDVKSVQDSLIEGLNLKNLDSNLKTRLGVPSEINGVLIDSVKPKSKAKDAGFKEGDIIIAVGQSEVKDLKDLQNTLKNQAKNAWIKIWVYRGGVITLLVLK from the coding sequence ATGAAAAAAATTATTTTATCGCTTTCATTGGCGAGTATATTATGTGCGGCAAATGTAGAATTTAATGAAGTAGATTCTAAAATCGAAAGAATCAATCCAGCAAATGGCGTTTTGCTGTCTTATTATGATTCTATTAAAGAGGTTAAAAAATCGGTCGTTAATATCTCAACTTCAAAAACGATTACGAGAGCAAATTCGCCTTTTGATGATTTTTTTGACGATCCATATTTTAAGCAATTTTTTGGTTTTGACCCTTTTCAAAGAAGAGGGCAAAATGAAAAAGAAGTGATTGCGAGTGTGGGTTCTGGTGTGATTATTTCAAAAGATGGTTATATCGTTACAAATAATCATGTGGTCGAAAATGTCGATAGCATAAGCGTTACCCTGCCGCAAAGTGATATGGAGTATAAGGCTAAATTGATAGGAAAAGATCCTAAGACGGATTTAGCTGTCATTAAAATCGAGGCAAATAATCTTTCAGCGGTGAGTTTTTCAAATTCGGACGAATTGTTAGAGGGCGATGTTGTTTTTGCTCTTGGCAATCCTTTTGGTGTGGGTTTTAGTGTAACAAGTGGGATTATTTCAGCCCTTAATAAAGACAATATAGGCTTAAATCAATATGAAAATTTCATACAAACGGACGCTTCAATTAATCCGGGTAATTCAGGTGGTGCTTTAGTTGATACTAGAGGCGCTTTAGTAGGGATTAATTCGGCTATTTTATCAAGAGGCGGTGGAAATAACGGCATAGGCTTTGCTATTCCTTCTAATATGGTCAAAGATGTAGCAAAAAAACTCATAGAAAAAGGCAAGATAGAAAGAGGCTTTTTGGGTGTGAGCATAACAGCACTTAAGGGCGATAGTAAAAAGGTTTATAAAAATAGCGAAGGCGCTTTAATCACCGATGTGCAAAAAGGTTCATCAGCCGATGAAGCGGGACTTAAAAGGGGCGATTTGGTTTTAAAAGTCAATGATAAAAACATTAAAAGTCCAAATGATTTAAAAAATTATATAGGCACACTCGAACCTAATCAAAAAATTTCACTGCTTTATGAAAGAGATGGTAAAGAAAATCAAATCAATTTCATTTTAAAAGGTGATGAAATAAGTGATGTGAAGAGCGTTCAAGATAGTTTAATTGAAGGCTTAAATTTAAAAAATTTAGATAGCAATTTAAAAACGCGTCTTGGTGTGCCAAGTGAGATAAATGGCGTTTTAATTGATAGTGTCAAACCTAAAAGTAAGGCTAAGGATGCGGGTTTTAAAGAAGGTGATATTATCATAGCTGTAGGGCAGAGTGAGGTAAAAGATCTTAAAGATTTGCAAAATACTTTAAAAAATCAAGCAAAAAATGCGTGGATTAAAATTTGGGTATATCGCGGAGGTGTGATAACTTTGCTTGTGTTAAAATAG
- a CDS encoding response regulator transcription factor, protein MTNILMIEDDLELAEITAEYLEQFDMKVDIAHEPYIGLSKLALKEYQLIILDLSLPGIDGLEVCEEIRKKYDTPIIISSARHDISDKVNALELGADDYLPKPYNPKELQARIKSHLRRICHTKNAIAKSVKDLIYDQYKHIITMKGEELTLTNAEFDILSYLIKKEGGVVSREELVYNCSSISEDSSNKSIDVIISRIRQKMGDDPKTPKYIHSIRGIGYKLTQ, encoded by the coding sequence ATGACAAATATTCTTATGATAGAAGATGATTTAGAATTAGCTGAAATCACGGCGGAGTATTTGGAACAATTTGATATGAAAGTCGATATAGCTCACGAGCCCTATATAGGGCTTTCAAAACTTGCTTTAAAAGAATATCAGCTTATCATACTTGATTTATCATTGCCGGGGATTGACGGACTTGAAGTGTGCGAGGAAATTCGTAAAAAATATGACACGCCTATTATTATTTCAAGTGCCAGACACGATATTAGCGATAAAGTTAATGCGTTGGAGCTTGGGGCAGATGATTATTTGCCAAAGCCCTATAATCCCAAAGAGCTTCAAGCTCGCATTAAAAGCCATTTAAGACGCATTTGCCATACAAAAAATGCCATAGCAAAAAGCGTGAAAGACCTTATTTATGATCAATACAAGCACATCATCACTATGAAAGGCGAGGAGCTTACTCTTACAAATGCTGAATTTGATATTTTAAGCTATCTTATTAAAAAAGAAGGCGGAGTGGTAAGTCGTGAAGAGCTTGTGTATAATTGCTCTTCCATTAGTGAGGATAGTTCTAATAAAAGCATTGATGTTATTATTAGCCGTATTCGTCAAAAAATGGGCGATGATCCTAAAACGCCAAAATATATCCACTCCATACGCGGTATAGGCTATAAGCTTACGCAATGA